In a genomic window of Drosophila takahashii strain IR98-3 E-12201 chromosome 3L, DtakHiC1v2, whole genome shotgun sequence:
- the LOC108062135 gene encoding transmembrane protein 267, whose protein sequence is MPHCHTMVYMRIVLTTLVTITCLLGDNFVELTQHPLLKALADNATHAAIGALTGITFATQFYERTSQLFGWILIFTCFVVSSFIDLDHFVEARSLYLEDATNLSKRPFLHCSSIIVVLLLFYICTACLNYFRTSLMLGSLLCAFITHHTRDAVRRGYWLCPLGHTDRMPQVAYILTTILTPHLLGCLHNICRSATVLNFLGQYIKLSEGQYRSSSTNNYRYMQV, encoded by the exons ATGCCCCACTGCCACACAATGGTCTATATGCGAATTGTGCTGACAACCTTGGTGACCATTACGTGTCTGCTGGGGGATAACTTTGTGGAACTGACCCAGCATCCGCTGCTGAAGGCCCTCGCGGATAATGCCACCCATGCGGCCATAGGAGCCCTCACCGGGATTACTTTTGCCACCCAGTTTTATGAGCGCACCTCGCAGTTGTTCGGCTGGATATTGATTTTCACCTGCTTCGTTGTGTCATCGTTCATTGACTTGGACCACTTTGTGGAGGCGCGTTCGCTGTACTTGGAG GACGCCACCAACCTCTCGAAGCGACCCTTCCTTCACTGTTCCAGTATTATAGTAGTACTACTGCTGTTCTACATCTGCACCGCTTGTTTAAACTACTTCCGGACCAGCTTGATGCTGGGTTCTTTACTTTGTGCCTTCATCACCCATCACACGAGGGATGCCGTGAGGCGGGGCTACTGGTTGTGCCCACTGGGACACACGGATAGGATGCCCCAGGTGGCCTACATACTGACCACCATCCTAACGCCCCATCTTCTAGGCTGCCTTCACAATATTTGCCGCAGTGCCACAGTTCTGAACTTCCTGGGTCAATACATCAAGCTGAGCGAGGGTCAATATCGCAGTAGTTCCACTAACAACTATCGCTATATGCAGGTC
- the LOC108062149 gene encoding aldo-keto reductase family 1 member B1 has translation MTGKIEYLKHNDGTQIQPIGLGTFASVEGDCERAVLHAIDVGYRHIDTAYFYGNEGEVGAAVRKKIAEGVIRREDIFITTKLWCHFHEPERVEHACRKTLENIGLEYVDLYLMHWPFSYKYRGDNELIPKDANGEVELVDIDYLDTWRAMEKLIDMGLTRSIGVSNFNSEQLSRLLANCKIKPIHNQIEVHPALDQKNLISLCKKNDIVVTAFCPLGRANVEKQTPAFMFDGKVQTIGNKYNKTIAQVLIRYLIELGTIPLPKSSNPKRIEENFNVFDFQLDAEDHALLDSYHNGERVAHARQAMKSKYYPFHKTTLNVYSACF, from the exons ATGACCGGAAAAATAGAGTACTTGAAGCACAACGACGGCACTCAGATTCAGCCAATTGGACTGGGCACCTTTGCG TCGGTGGAAGGCGATTGCGAACGGGCCGTTCTCCATGCGATTGATGTGGGCTACCGGCACATAGACACCGCCTACTTCTACGGCAATGAGGGCGAAGTGGGTGCGGCGGTCAGGAAGAAGATAGCAGAGGGTGTTATCAGGCGGGAGGACATATTCATCACCACCAAG CTTTGGTGCCACTTCCATGAACCCGAGAGGGTGGAACACGCCTGTCGCAAAACCCTGGAGAACATCGGTCTGGAGTATGTGGATCTCTACCTGATGCACTGGCCCTTCTCCTACAAATATCGTGGGGACAACGAATTGATTCCCAAAGATGCCAACGGAGAGGTGGAACTTGT TGATATTGATTACTTGGACACCTGGCGTGCCATGGAAAAGTTGATTGATATGGGCCTGACTAGAAGCATTGGAGTATCCAATTTCAATTCGGAGCAATTAAGCCGCCTGCTGGCCAACTGCAAGATCAAGCCCATCCACAATCAG ATCGAAGTCCATCCGGCATTGGATCAAAAAAATCTGATTAGCCTGTGCAAAAAGAACGACATTGTGGTGACCGCCTTTTGCCCTCTGGGCCGTGCTAACGTGGAGAAACAGACACCGGCTTTTATGTTCGACGGCAAGGTGCAAACTATCggaaacaaatacaacaagaCCATTGCCCAAGTGCTGATCCGATATCTG atTGAGCTGGGAACTATTCCGCTGCCCAAGTCATCCAATCCCAAGCGCATCGAGGAGAATTTCAATGTCTTCGATTTCCAGTTGGATGCTGAGGATCATGCCCTTTTGGATTCGTATCACAATGGAGAACGGGTTGCTCATGCTCGTCAGGCCATGAAGAGCAAGTACTATCCCTTCCACAAGACAACGTTGAACGTTTACAGTGCTTGTTTTTAA